The following proteins are encoded in a genomic region of Hymenobacter siberiensis:
- a CDS encoding adenylosuccinate synthase: MPVDVLVGLQWGDEGKGKIVDVLAPTYDAVARFQGGPNAGHTLFFDGVKHVLHQVPSGIFHPHILNIVGNGVVLDPVVFRQELQKLTDRGVDWSKNLYISKKAQLILPSHRALDRISEEARGNTKIGSTLKGIGPTYSDKIGRVGLRVGHILLPDFEQRYKEAVAQHAAIAAHNHKELEIEALEADFFSAVEFLRTLQLTDTEYLLNDLLTQGKRILAEGAQGSLLDIDFGSYPYVTSSSTIAAGACTGLGIAPRHIDKVYGITKAYCTRVGSGPFPTELHDAVGEQIRQAGREFGSTTGRPRRTGWIDLPALRYAIMLNGVTELHLMKADVLDAFTEIRACTHYRTATGESTPQLPDPGELTTVTPEYITLPGWNTDLTQITDAAQLPANLVAYLDFLERELQVPIRIVSVGPDRVSTLHR, encoded by the coding sequence ATGCCAGTAGACGTATTAGTAGGCCTCCAATGGGGCGATGAAGGCAAAGGCAAAATCGTAGACGTATTAGCGCCCACCTACGATGCCGTAGCCCGCTTCCAGGGCGGCCCCAACGCCGGCCACACCTTGTTTTTCGATGGCGTCAAGCACGTCCTGCACCAGGTTCCCAGCGGTATTTTCCACCCCCACATCCTCAACATCGTCGGCAACGGCGTCGTGCTCGACCCCGTCGTATTCCGCCAGGAGCTTCAGAAACTCACCGATAGGGGAGTAGATTGGTCCAAAAACCTCTACATATCCAAGAAGGCCCAGCTCATTCTGCCCTCGCACCGCGCCCTCGACCGCATCAGCGAAGAGGCCCGCGGCAACACCAAAATCGGCAGCACTCTCAAGGGCATCGGCCCCACCTATTCCGATAAAATCGGCCGCGTGGGTCTCCGCGTCGGCCATATTCTACTGCCCGATTTCGAGCAGCGTTACAAGGAAGCCGTGGCCCAGCACGCCGCCATCGCCGCCCACAACCACAAAGAGCTCGAAATCGAAGCCCTCGAAGCCGACTTTTTCTCTGCTGTCGAATTCCTGCGCACTCTCCAACTCACCGACACCGAGTACCTCCTCAACGACCTCCTCACCCAAGGTAAGCGCATCTTAGCCGAAGGTGCCCAAGGCTCCTTATTAGATATTGACTTCGGGTCCTACCCATACGTCACCTCCTCCAGTACCATTGCCGCCGGCGCCTGCACCGGCCTGGGCATCGCCCCGCGCCATATAGATAAGGTGTACGGCATCACCAAAGCCTACTGCACCCGTGTCGGCAGCGGCCCATTCCCTACCGAGCTCCACGATGCAGTGGGCGAGCAAATCCGCCAGGCCGGCCGCGAGTTCGGCTCCACCACCGGCCGCCCCCGCCGCACCGGCTGGATTGACCTGCCCGCCCTCCGCTACGCCATCATGCTCAACGGCGTCACCGAGCTCCACCTCATGAAGGCCGACGTCCTCGACGCCTTCACCGAAATCCGGGCCTGCACCCACTACCGCACCGCCACCGGCGAAAGCACCCCCCAACTGCCCGATCCCGGCGAACTCACCACCGTCACCCCCGAGTACATCACCCTCCCCGGCTGGAACACCGACCTCACCCAAATCACCGACGCCGCCCAGCTCCCCGCTAACCTAGTTGCTTACCTCGATTTCCTCGAACGCGAGCTCCAGGTCCCTATCCGCATCGTCAGCGTCGGCCCTGACCGCGTCAGCACCCTCCACCGCTAA